In Aspergillus luchuensis IFO 4308 DNA, chromosome 1, nearly complete sequence, the following are encoded in one genomic region:
- a CDS encoding translation initiation factor eIF2 subunit beta (BUSCO:EOG09264OQ8;~COG:J;~EggNog:ENOG410PG7A;~InterPro:IPR002735,IPR000048,IPR016190,IPR016189;~PFAM:PF01873;~go_function: GO:0003743 - translation initiation factor activity [Evidence IEA];~go_function: GO:0005515 - protein binding [Evidence IEA];~go_process: GO:0006413 - translational initiation [Evidence IEA]), with amino-acid sequence MAETQVEPAPQKQRKSVAFSEGAVIMDTNGEVTEAAPVVEKPVAETEDKAVDEVTELFKGLSKKKKSKKPKDTEGGDDETPAADGEFDPSALKKKKKKPKKVDAGDFEAKLAEAGVAEKDGAVAEEKEEVVPEGDHEAGTGIWAHDAAQPIPYSLLVSRFFSLIQSHHPDLLSSGTKSYKIPPPQCLREGNRRTIFANIADICKRMKRSDDHVMQFLFAELGTSGSVDGSRRLVIKGRFQQKQIENVLRRYIVEYVTCKTCRSPDTELNKGENRLYFVTCNSCGSRRSVAAIKTGFRGQVGRRKRQG; translated from the exons ATGGCGGAGACT CAGGTTGAACCCGCTCCCCAAAAACAACGCAAGTCCGTCGCATTCAGTGAAGGCGCTGTCATTATGGATACCAACGGCGAAGTGACGGAGGCTGCTCCGGTTGTTGAGAAGCCGGTCGCTGAGACTGAGG ACAAGGCCGTCGACGAAGTTACCGAACTCTTCAAGGGTCTttcgaaaaagaagaagagcaagaagcccAAGGACACCGAGGGCGGTGATGACGAGACCCCCGCCGCCGACGGCGAGTTCGACCCCTCCgctctgaagaagaagaagaagaagccgaagaaggtCGACGCCGGTGATTTCGAGGCCAAGCTCGCCGAGGCCGGTGTTGCAGAGAAGGACGGTGCCGtcgccgaggagaaggaagaggtcgTCCCCGAGGGAGACCACGAAGCTGGAACCGGTATCTGGGCTCACGACGCCGCGCAACCCATCCCCTACTCGCTGCTTGTGTCCCgattcttctccctcattcAGAGCCACCACCCCGATCTGTTGTCCAGCGGTACCAAGTCGTATAAGATCCCGCCGCCCCAGTGTCTGCGTGAAGGTAACCGTCGTACGATTTTCGCCAACATTGCCGATATCTGCAAGCGCATGAAGCGGTCCGATGATCACGTTATGCAGTTCTTGTTCGCCGAATTGGGTACCAGTGGTAGTGTCGACGGTAGCCGTCGTCTGGTTATCAAGGGTCGTttccagcagaagcagattGAGAACGTCTTGAGAAGATACATTG TCGAATACGTCACCTGCAAGACCTGCCGCAGTCCCGACACCGAGCTCAACAAGGGTGAAAACCGTCTATACTTCGTCACCTGCAACTCTTGCGGTTCTCGTCGTTCCGTCGCCGCCATCAAGACTGGTTTCCGTGGACAGGTCGGCCGCAGAAAGAGACAGGGTTAA
- a CDS encoding uncharacterized protein (COG:S;~EggNog:ENOG410PZ3U), translated as MAQVGANPLRHSDLYNRVQDWITESDAAHNSHEPRDTSSLRHPPSYYLQPVSYALDKDRYEEIKKMNAEPENTPASFAERQPGWLGWENYYAERGGVTVCYPSVRKLQQARVGQVASLEPTGSQQPVASSTANDPATSSNSEERGHHRYERQPRHRTKTDRYEYKVQDKKISERPRSKKRTFNDTFHAPNVPCDRLTLSQRRTSGIFKRGKASSPIRTRSRDPSLGFFGFDTIANTDSKRASSDSDFSESDFLTKRNTNNATLMRLIDSSPRDVHRTSSLGSRYKSDVSDTASTVALYLSRELPRADYIVTESLEMNATSEPATDSCVSACGNSSSRNTEVHIEEHPNSLLANQYIIDDTSMEEGQYCSTRPQDGVSQKCKHPDVMRSNEVTERRSDEDKVGDQKIKERGTDGNIAAARVHESTINQSALPNTSKCWQPTLEPHSKSVADTEDFDYEGVIGAKLRGTITPSYNQLSWSLNHGSSRKMSVMSDVGICGENPQGHQSQIRQRFEEPDYESLDFTAFPEANDCGSEMASLIDLEEWETASIIVDMDTELDTQVLSMPTSSAANRNNTQEIQERLEATQLGTSILGEKPHHLWEARLEKPSTALCSIDSMRDTPSTVKESQMRDASQLSIHDDESIESKSRTTFRPGPWLESLSRRRGGAIGIGNGRWDPTDGLGTFWQQRMGY; from the exons ATGGCTCAAGTTGGTGCTAATCCGCTACGGCACTCCGATCTCTATAACAGAGTGCAGGACTGGATTACTGAATCAGATGCCGCGCACAATAGCCACGAACCACGAGATACAAGCTCTCTACGCCACC CTCCTTCCTATTACCTACAACCAGTGTCTTATGCCCTCGACAAAGATCGATAtgaagaaataaagaaaatgaaCGCGGAACCTGAGAACACGCCAGCCAGTTTCGCTGAACGACAGCCAGGATGGCTTGGATGGGAGAATTATTACGCTGAAAGAGGAGGCGTTACTGTATGTTATCCCTCTGTGCGAAAACTACAGCAGGCTCGTGTGGGTCAGGTGGCTTCACTCGAGCCAACAGGATCCCAACAGCCAGTTGCATCGTCAACAGCGAATGATCCAGCAACGTCTTCAAACTCCGAAGAAAGGGGACATCACCGATATGAGCGGCAGCCTCGACACAGAACAAAGACTGACCGATACGAGTACAAGGTTCAGGATAAGAAGATCAGCGAACGCCCTcgttcgaagaagaggacattcAACGACACCTTTCATGCTCCCAACGTGCCCTGTGACCGTCTGACT CTGAGCCAAAGGCGTACAAGCGGGATTTTCAAAAGAGGGAAGGCATCATCTCCTATCAGAACCCGCAGCCGCGATCCCTCGCTAGGTTTCTTTGGATTCGATACGATCGCGAACACAGATAGCAAGAGAGCCAGCTCTGACTCTGATTTCTCTGAAAGCGACTTCCTTACTAAGAGAAATACCAATAACGCTACCCTAATGAGACTGATTGACAGTTCTCCTCGAGATGTCCATAGAACGAGCTCATTAGGGAGCAGGTATAAGAGTGATGTCTCGGACACCGCCTCTACAGTCGCCCTCTATCTCTCACGAGAATTGCCCAGAGCAGACTACATTGTCACCGAGTCCTTGGAAATGAATGCCACCTCAGAGCCTGCTACAGATAGTTGCGTGTCTGCTTGTGGTAACTCGTCAAGTAGAAATACTGAGGTGCACATTGAAGAGCATCCGAACTCCCTCTTGGCTAATCAATATATCATTGATGACACAAGCATGGAGGAGGGCCAATACTGCTCCACTAGGCCTCAAGACGGTGTCTCACAAAAGTGTAAGCATCCTGATGTCATGAGGTCGAATGAGGTCACCGAAAGGCGTTCTGATGAAGACAAAGTGGGTGACCAGAAGATTAAGGAACGAGGAACAGACGGGAATATTGCTGCGGCTCGTGTGCACGAGAGTACAATCAACCAGTCTGCCTTGCCCAATACCAGCAAGTGTTGGCAGCCAACCTTGGAGCCTCACAGCAAATCTGTAGCTGATACTGAAGACTTTGACTATGAAGGAGTAATTGGTGCTAAACTCCGAGGAACAATCACACCAAGCTACAATCAACTCTCTTGGTCTCTAAATCATGGCAGTAGTAGAAAGATGTCCGTGATGTCCGATGTTGGCATTTGTGGCGAGAACCCGCAGGGTCATCAGAGTCAAATTAGACAGAGGTTCGAGGAGCCAGATTATGAGAGCCTGGACTTCACAGCTTTTCCTGAAGCCAATGACTGCGGCTCAGAGATGGCGAGTTTGATTGACctggaggagtgggagacAGCATCTATCATTGTTGATATGGATACAGAGCTTGACACCCAGGTCTTGAGTATGCCGACCTCGAGCGCAGCCAATCGCAATAATACGCAAGAAATTCAGGAACGACTGGAGGCTACACAACTTGGCACAAGTATTCTGGGAGAAAAGCCGCACCATTTGTGGGAGGCAAGGCTTGAGAAACCTTCAACTGCCTTGTGTTCGATCGACAGCATGCGAGACACCCCATCAACTGTCAAAGAAAGCCAGATGAGAGACGCAAGTCAGCTGTCAattcatgatgatgaatcgATAGAATCAAAATCCAGGACCACCTTCCGTCCGGGACCCTGGCTGGAGTCGCTGTCACGACGAAGGGGTGGGGCCATTGGAATAGGAAATGGCCGCTGGGACCCCACTGATGGGCTTGGGACATTTTGGCAGCAAAGAATGGGTTACTGA
- a CDS encoding AIM24 family protein (COG:S;~EggNog:ENOG410PKQ4;~InterPro:IPR016031,IPR002838,IPR036983;~PFAM:PF01987), whose amino-acid sequence MSEQVVYPPPPSQAPSFPPPPNGAAYQPPPQSFPPPNLSFPPPPQQPVTSDNDKADVSPISSPNGSTTPPLNEKAAYAAENGGSFAANSAMFSSPEAQQAPTPGPGLTRAHTDATLASRVAPKHFVGATSTYADDVGTFNGGSYRISHRDTNTLLTIQLAVGCPIQARPGVMIAMSPSMSLRGSLSFGWMKALAGGNIARSTYTGPGELLIAPSIMGDITIIRLDGSNEWIVGRDAFLASTTGVKTEYKTQGLMKGVFSGEGFFVWRFYGAGLVWMQSFGAIVKKELADDETYYVNNGHLVAWNCRYKIERVASGGIISNWSAGEGLACRFTGPGTVYMQTRNVSSFVAHLGGDISKNR is encoded by the exons CATACCAGCCACCACCCCAGAGCTTTCCTCCTCCGAACCTCAGTTTTCCGCCGCCTCCACAGCAGCCTGTAACTTCGGATAACGACAAGGCCGATGTTTCCCCCATATCATCTCCAAATGGGTCGACGACTCCACCGTTAAATGAGAAGGCCGCCTATGCAGCTGAAAATGGCGGGTCCTTTGCTGCCAACTCAGCCATGTTCAGTTCTCCAGAAGCCCAGCAAGCACCAACACCAGGGCCAGGCCTCACACGAGCGCATACAGATGCGACTCTCGCGAGCCGAGTCGCTCCGAAACACTTCGTAGGAGCCACGTCTACATATGCGGACGATGTAGGAACTTTCAATGGTGGCAGCTACAGGATCAGCCACCGGGACACAAACACTCTCTTGACCATTCAGCTAGCAGTAGGGTGTCCCATACAGGCGAGACCTG GCGTCATGATCGCCATGTCACCCTCCATGTCCCTACGAGGCTCACTTTCATTCGGCTGGATGAAAGCTCTTGCAGGTGGCAACATAGCCCGATCGACATACACTGGCCCAGGTGAACTGCTAATCGCCCCATCCATTATGGGCgatatcaccatcatccggTTAGACGGTTCAAACGAGTGGATCGTCGGAAGAGATGCTTTCCTTGCCTCCACGACCGGCGTCAAAACCGAATACAAGACCCAAGGTCTCATGAAAGGTGTGTTCTCTGGCGAAGGCTTTTTTGTCTGGAGATTCTACGGCGCTGGTTTAGTATGGATGCAGAGTTTCGGAGCTATTGTCAAGAAGGAG CTTGCCGATGACGAAACGTACTACGTGAATAATGGCCATCTGGTGGCTTGGAACTGCCGCTACAAGATTGAACGAGTTGCTTCGGGTGGTATCATTTCCAACTGGAGTGCTGGTGAAGGTCTGGCGTGTAGGTTCACTGGCCCTGGTACTGTGTATATGCAGACGCGTAATGTGTCTTCATTCGTTGCCCATTTGGGTGGTGATATCTCTAAGAACCGATGA
- a CDS encoding gamma-glutamylcyclotransferase (COG:P;~EggNog:ENOG410PN6U;~InterPro:IPR036568,IPR013024,IPR006840;~PFAM:PF04752;~go_function: GO:0003839 - gamma-glutamylcyclotransferase activity [Evidence IEA];~go_process: GO:0006751 - glutathione catabolic process [Evidence IEA]) has protein sequence MVSSEEAEHHVLSSEKGWRENFPDGDLWVFGYGSLIWKPPPHFDQRVPGYINGYVRRFWQASNDHRGTKENPGRVLTVIDREFWETLDDPLAHHETSATATVWGVAYHIPASHANEVRQYLDIREINGYSDHYTPFHPVLTPQGARSTDTSDYPATPITCMVYIGQPSNPQFLRDPAQREQQAVAEVISRSEGKSGKNAEYLFMLEKALEGLGFGNAEMHVTDLVKRVKALQNEEEVRREEEQAERDLEESLHPSAREAHERFPPAE, from the exons ATGGTGTCTAGCGAGGAAGCCGAGCACCATGTCCTTTCATCCGAAAAGGGCTGGCGCGAAAACTTCCCCGACGGCGACCTCTGGGTGTTCGGCTACGG GAGCTTGATTTGGAAGCCTCCGCCGCATTTTG ATCAGCGTGTTCCGGGTTATATCAATGGCTATGTCCGACGGTTTTGGCAG GCTAG TAACGACCACCGCGGCACAAAAGAGAACCCCGGACGGGTATTAACAGTGATTGACCGGGAGTTCTGGGAAACTCTTGATGATCCG CTAGCACACCATGAAACCTCCGCAACAGCTACAGTCTGGGGGGTAGCGTACCACATCCCTGCCAGCCACGCCAATGAAGTCCGACAATATCTTGACATCCGGGAAATCAACGGCTACTCCGACCACTACACGCCGTTCCACCCGGTCCTGACACCCCAGGGAGCTAGATCTACTGACACCTCGGACTATCCTGCCACCCCCATCACCTGCATGGTTTACATCGGCCAGCCCAGCAACCCGCAATTTCTACGTGACCCGGCACAGCGTGAACAACAGGCGGTGGCCGAGGTGATCAGTCGCAGCGAGGGTAAGAGTGGGAAGAACGCGGAATACCTGTTCATGTTGGAGAAGGCGCTCGAGGGGCTTGGGTTCGGGAATGCTGAGATGCATGTCACCGACCTAGTGAAACGGGTTAAAGCGCTTCagaacgaggaagaggtgcgtagggaagaggagcaggctGAACGGGACTTGGAAGAGTCGCTGCATCCATCGGCGCGGGAAGCACATGAACGGTTCCCGCCTGCTGAGTAG
- a CDS encoding uncharacterized protein (COG:S;~EggNog:ENOG410PS2H;~InterPro:IPR037652;~PFAM:PF19117;~go_process: GO:0045040 - protein insertion into mitochondrial outer membrane [Evidence IEA];~go_process: GO:0070096 - mitochondrial outer membrane translocase complex assembly [Evidence IEA]) encodes MASPSPSASLSTSAFMVSSQDKHYSSASDDDVASLPSESTSASDLDSLDSDYSDAEEEWRESIEQLELLLTMVLVPFVGKYLGRKCAYWSWTRFMEWKYPVEVVVTKPGVFKGTGAVEAMAPI; translated from the exons ATggcctccccctccccctccgcttCCCTCAGCACCTCCGCCTTCATGGTCTCCTCCCAAGACAAGCACTACTCCTCTGCCTCAGATGACGATGtcgcctccctcccttccgaATCCACCTCCGCATCGGACCTCGACTCCCTCGACTCGGACTACTCggacgccgaagaagaatggcgCGAAAGCATCGAGCAATTAGAGTTGCTGTTGAcgatggtgctggtgccttTTGTGGGGAAGTACTTGGGTAGGAAGTGTGCTTATTGGA GCTGGACCAGATTCATGGAATGGAAGTACCCGGTTGAAGTCGTGGTTACCAAACCTGGAGTGTTCAAGGGGACGGGAGCTGTGGAGGCAATGGCCCCGATATAA
- a CDS encoding RNA recognition motif domain-containing protein (COG:A;~EggNog:ENOG410PQQ1;~InterPro:IPR000504,IPR012677,IPR035979;~PFAM:PF00076;~go_function: GO:0003676 - nucleic acid binding [Evidence IEA]), whose amino-acid sequence MSKLFIGGLAWHTTDDTLREGFSQYGTIEEAIVVKDHDTHRSRGFGFVRFASDAEADAAMNAMNNQEFDGRVIRVDKASESRPRMGGGGGFHGRGGYNRGYNGGGWRSQQQEPEAAE is encoded by the exons ATGTCTAAGCTCTTTATCGG CGGCCTTGCCTGGCACACCACTGACGATACCCTCCGTGAGGGATTCTCGCAATATGGAACAATCGAAGAAGCC ATTGTCGTCAAGGACCATGACACCCACCGCAGCCGTGGATTCGGATTCGTCCGCTTCGCCTCTGATGCTGAGGCCGACGCTGCCATGAACGCCATGAACAACCAGGA ATTCGACGGCCGTGTCATCCGTGTCGACAAAGCCTCGGAGTCGAGACCGCgcatgggtggtggtggtggtttccaCGGACGCGGTGGCTACAACCGTGGCTACAACGGCGGCG GCTGGCgttcccagcagcaggagcctGAGGCTGCAGAGTAA